A single uncultured Acetobacterium sp. DNA region contains:
- the coaE gene encoding dephospho-CoA kinase (Dephospho-CoA kinase (CoaE) performs the final step in coenzyme A biosynthesis.), translating to MKVIGLTGGIASGKSAVTNILKKRFNFVVIDADQLARQAVEVGSLGLQKIIDTFGEGILTEAGELNRFKLGEIIANDDQARKKLNAIVHPEVQKIYNQEISIYENKGMPVIIYDCPLLFEANLQNTVDQTILVVADKEIRIKRIMERDGLNREQAQKRIDMQMPDAEKIALADVIIENNGSLDDLLISLDLYLSNRKPWA from the coding sequence ATGAAGGTGATTGGTCTAACCGGAGGGATTGCATCAGGTAAATCCGCTGTTACCAATATTCTCAAAAAGCGGTTTAATTTTGTCGTCATTGATGCCGATCAATTGGCCCGACAGGCAGTAGAAGTTGGAAGCCTCGGTCTCCAAAAAATCATTGATACTTTCGGAGAAGGCATCTTAACTGAAGCGGGTGAATTGAATCGATTTAAGTTGGGCGAAATCATTGCCAATGACGACCAAGCCAGAAAAAAACTCAATGCCATTGTTCATCCGGAAGTACAAAAAATTTACAATCAGGAAATCAGCATTTATGAGAATAAAGGGATGCCGGTGATAATTTATGACTGTCCGCTCCTTTTTGAAGCGAATTTGCAGAATACGGTGGATCAGACAATTCTAGTTGTGGCGGACAAAGAAATTCGTATTAAACGAATTATGGAACGGGATGGTTTGAATCGAGAACAAGCTCAGAAACGAATTGATATGCAAATGCCAGATGCAGAAAAGATCGCTCTGGCAGATGTGATTATTGAAAACAACGGTAGTCTCGATGATTTGCTGATCAGCCTGGATCTGTATTTATCCAATCGAAAACCATGGGCATGA
- a CDS encoding HD-GYP domain-containing protein, producing MRFVPIFCLREGMVNASDLYGERGELVLPRNTILNAELIYGIRKLKCNGIYVEDDHTQDIPIVNTINSSLRTKTVSGIKEIFICKENNLPIEKEKFVEMEDQVETIVDVILKNKEMMLNMVDLKVFDDYTYFHSVNVAVLSIGIGTAMGFDRADLCNLGFGALLHDIGKVFVTKEILHKQGPLTDNEFMEMKKHSFLGYEYLAKEFVGSVAAQTGILDHHEKFSGGGYPNNAKGEKISLFGRIITIADVYDALTSDRPYRKGLIPSEAIEYIMGGTASLFDPDLVKLFIAKIAPYPVGTTVKLSNGLVGVVTDNFESYCMRPNIRVFKNGDSKIKPFDLCLADHNALNITVVDFAK from the coding sequence ATGAGATTTGTACCAATATTTTGCTTGAGAGAAGGAATGGTTAATGCATCGGATCTATATGGGGAAAGAGGCGAACTGGTGCTACCAAGAAATACTATTCTGAATGCAGAATTGATTTATGGAATCCGCAAACTTAAGTGCAATGGTATTTATGTAGAAGATGATCACACTCAGGACATACCGATTGTCAATACAATTAATAGCAGTTTACGGACCAAGACTGTCAGTGGAATAAAAGAAATTTTTATTTGTAAGGAAAACAATCTGCCAATCGAAAAAGAAAAGTTTGTTGAGATGGAAGATCAGGTTGAAACCATTGTTGATGTTATTCTTAAAAATAAGGAAATGATGCTCAACATGGTGGATTTAAAAGTATTTGATGATTACACTTATTTTCATTCGGTTAATGTTGCGGTTTTATCGATTGGGATTGGTACGGCCATGGGTTTTGATCGAGCGGACTTATGCAATTTGGGATTTGGGGCACTGCTTCATGATATTGGAAAGGTGTTTGTTACCAAAGAAATTTTACATAAGCAAGGACCACTGACAGATAACGAATTTATGGAAATGAAAAAACATTCTTTTTTAGGCTATGAATACCTTGCCAAGGAATTTGTTGGGAGTGTTGCAGCCCAGACAGGAATTTTAGATCATCACGAAAAATTCTCAGGCGGCGGTTATCCGAATAATGCTAAAGGTGAAAAGATATCCTTGTTTGGAAGGATTATTACCATAGCGGATGTTTATGATGCGTTAACTTCTGATCGCCCTTATCGAAAGGGGCTTATTCCTTCGGAAGCGATTGAATACATTATGGGTGGAACGGCAAGTTTATTTGATCCAGACTTGGTTAAATTATTTATTGCGAAAATTGCGCCTTATCCGGTTGGTACCACGGTTAAGTTAAGTAATGGTCTGGTTGGCGTGGTCACTGATAATTTTGAAAGCTATTGCATGCGTCCCAATATCCGTGTTTTTAAAAATGGCGATTCAAAAATAAAACCATTTGACCTATGCTTGGCCGATCATAATGCTCTCAATATTACGGTTGTGGATTTTGCGAAATAG
- a CDS encoding DUF1002 domain-containing protein: MKKRIRLSMLAIVLSLAMTSPVLADSKSACVAIGADNTEAQLKTVYGYFNIKRGDVEETIVTNADEREYLDGVVSLDKIGTLALSSVYVQEASSGGINLETHNIDWVTDEMYKSALGTAGIKNAKVIVAAYTPVSGTGALTGIYKAYEAATNTSLDEAAKSTAVEEVVVVGELQDAIGDDAVKIVNSLKGEIAQTKNMNDDQIRQLIVETAEKYDTVLDDQQIEEILSLVNKFNELNMDPDTFVKLMEAGQGTQGFLQQVQNFFQEIGNFFNNFK; the protein is encoded by the coding sequence ATGAAAAAGAGAATAAGATTAAGTATGCTGGCCATTGTTTTATCATTGGCGATGACAAGCCCGGTTTTGGCCGATTCTAAAAGTGCTTGTGTTGCGATTGGAGCTGATAATACCGAAGCACAATTAAAAACCGTTTATGGCTATTTTAACATTAAAAGAGGCGATGTTGAAGAAACAATCGTAACCAATGCCGATGAGCGAGAGTATCTGGATGGGGTGGTGTCACTGGACAAAATTGGTACCCTTGCCTTATCCAGTGTTTATGTTCAGGAAGCATCATCTGGCGGTATCAATTTGGAAACGCATAATATTGATTGGGTAACAGATGAAATGTATAAATCAGCATTAGGCACGGCCGGGATTAAGAATGCCAAGGTGATTGTCGCTGCGTATACACCGGTCTCCGGAACTGGAGCATTAACCGGTATCTATAAAGCGTATGAAGCAGCAACAAATACCAGTTTGGATGAGGCTGCAAAATCAACTGCGGTTGAAGAGGTAGTAGTGGTCGGCGAACTTCAGGATGCCATTGGTGATGATGCGGTTAAGATCGTCAATAGTTTGAAGGGCGAAATTGCCCAAACTAAAAATATGAACGATGATCAGATCCGACAATTAATTGTCGAGACAGCAGAAAAATACGACACGGTTCTAGATGATCAGCAAATTGAAGAAATACTGTCATTGGTAAATAAGTTCAACGAGCTGAATATGGATCCGGATACATTTGTTAAGCTAATGGAGGCAGGGCAGGGAACTCAGGGGTTTTTGCAGCAAGTTCAAAACTTCTTTCAAGAAATTGGGAATTTTTTTAATAACTTCAAATAG
- the polA gene encoding DNA polymerase I, which yields MKSILIDGNSLFYRTFYAIREMSNSKGVPTNAIYGFVNILVKIQEEYQPDYLGVAFDLKGPTFRHLAYKEYKGGRHKMPESLEEQFPILKELLSKMNIAILELESYEADDIIGTLATMGSEKGLETEIITGDRDAFQLVCANIKVLYTKKGISQLDEVDEVWIKEQYGLAPKDLIDLKALMGDKSDNIPGIAGIGEKTAIKLLQQYGSLEKIYENIEEQKGKQKEKIISGKDDAFMSRMLGTIKLDVPWEGDFEELAFHNIFNDESIALLKELEFNTLLSKIDASDEIKIIEKSLDFTWIKTNADMDKLFEKLSKTNEVIIYYHQEETQIYLALGIAQDYYYLNPETVAGLEFFNKLKKLPNINQLGIISQDLKNLIHILHKNGITEVNEAFDTYIATYLLSPGDQRYDLKTAAFKYLNLSILDDEEMFGKGKKTVRADGLDEQLLADYVVKNCETVKNLKTVLEKELHKTDMMTLFKTIEMPLLEVMVSMEELGFKIDLTQLEVLSEEFENKLKGLTREIYELTEMDGFNINSPKQLGEILFEQLKLPVVKKTKTGYSTNIEVLEQLVHFHPVIEKIIDYRMLSKLDSTYGRGLMAFVEPETHKIYSTFNQTVAATGRLSSSNPNLQNIPVKTEMGREIRRVFVPSAPDRILVDADYSQIELRVLAHLSGDENLIDAFIKEQDIHTRTASEIFGVALDAVTRTQRGQAKAINFGLIYGKQAFSLGKDLGISRNEAQDYINRYFARYPKVQAYMENVKRQAKEEGYVTTIWGRRRYIPEMNSRNGMLVQAGERMALNTPIQGSAADIIKLAMIKVYNRLNDENLEAELILQVHDELIIDTPKNEQVRVEHLIKEEMESAAQLSVPLTVDVNSGTSWYDVK from the coding sequence ATGAAAAGTATCTTAATTGATGGAAATAGCTTGTTTTATCGGACGTTCTATGCCATCCGAGAAATGTCCAATTCTAAAGGGGTACCAACAAATGCCATTTATGGTTTTGTTAACATATTAGTAAAAATACAGGAAGAGTATCAACCAGATTATCTGGGGGTTGCTTTTGATTTAAAAGGACCCACTTTCAGGCATTTGGCTTACAAAGAATACAAGGGTGGCCGACATAAAATGCCAGAATCCTTAGAAGAACAGTTTCCAATCTTGAAAGAGCTGCTATCTAAAATGAATATCGCCATTCTTGAGTTGGAAAGTTATGAAGCCGATGATATTATTGGAACACTGGCCACAATGGGCTCAGAAAAAGGACTTGAAACTGAAATTATTACCGGCGACCGTGATGCCTTTCAGTTAGTGTGTGCAAATATAAAAGTACTCTATACCAAAAAAGGTATTTCCCAATTGGACGAAGTCGATGAAGTCTGGATAAAAGAGCAATACGGGTTGGCACCCAAAGATCTGATCGACTTAAAAGCGCTCATGGGTGATAAGTCGGATAATATCCCTGGGATTGCCGGGATAGGAGAAAAAACGGCGATTAAGTTATTACAGCAATACGGATCACTGGAAAAGATTTACGAAAACATTGAGGAACAAAAAGGCAAACAGAAAGAAAAAATCATTTCCGGGAAAGACGATGCCTTCATGAGCCGAATGCTGGGAACCATCAAACTGGATGTTCCCTGGGAAGGTGATTTTGAAGAATTGGCCTTTCACAATATTTTTAATGATGAAAGTATTGCTTTGCTTAAAGAATTGGAATTTAATACGCTCTTGTCAAAAATAGATGCGTCTGACGAAATCAAGATCATTGAAAAATCATTGGACTTTACTTGGATTAAAACAAACGCAGACATGGACAAATTATTTGAAAAGCTTTCGAAAACCAATGAAGTGATCATCTATTATCACCAGGAAGAAACACAGATTTATTTAGCATTGGGGATTGCACAGGATTATTACTATTTAAATCCTGAAACGGTAGCGGGGCTGGAATTTTTTAATAAACTGAAAAAATTGCCAAATATCAATCAATTGGGCATTATCAGTCAGGACCTGAAGAATCTCATTCATATCCTTCATAAAAATGGCATCACTGAGGTCAACGAAGCGTTTGATACTTACATCGCGACCTATCTTCTGAGCCCAGGAGATCAACGCTATGATTTGAAGACAGCTGCCTTTAAGTACCTGAATCTGAGCATTCTGGATGATGAAGAGATGTTTGGAAAGGGTAAAAAAACAGTCCGGGCGGATGGATTGGATGAACAGTTGTTGGCAGATTATGTCGTTAAGAACTGTGAAACGGTAAAAAATTTAAAAACAGTGCTGGAAAAAGAGCTACATAAAACGGACATGATGACCTTATTTAAAACCATTGAAATGCCCTTGTTGGAAGTGATGGTATCAATGGAAGAACTGGGGTTCAAAATCGATTTGACTCAATTAGAAGTTCTGTCTGAAGAATTTGAAAATAAACTAAAAGGCTTGACCCGTGAAATATATGAACTGACTGAGATGGATGGGTTTAATATTAATTCGCCCAAACAATTGGGCGAGATCCTTTTTGAACAATTGAAATTGCCAGTGGTGAAGAAGACAAAAACTGGCTATTCAACCAACATAGAAGTGTTGGAACAATTAGTGCACTTTCATCCCGTTATCGAAAAAATCATTGACTATCGCATGTTATCAAAGTTGGATTCAACCTACGGACGGGGGCTGATGGCCTTTGTTGAACCCGAAACTCATAAAATTTATTCAACCTTTAACCAAACGGTGGCAGCAACCGGGCGGCTTAGCAGTTCAAACCCGAATTTGCAGAATATTCCGGTAAAAACGGAAATGGGTCGGGAGATCAGACGGGTTTTTGTGCCGTCAGCTCCAGACCGAATTTTGGTTGATGCTGATTATTCCCAAATTGAGTTGCGGGTGCTGGCGCATCTCTCAGGTGATGAAAACCTGATTGATGCATTTATCAAGGAGCAGGATATCCACACCCGAACCGCTTCGGAGATCTTTGGTGTTGCGCTTGACGCGGTCACCCGAACCCAGCGTGGTCAGGCTAAAGCCATCAATTTTGGATTGATCTATGGTAAGCAGGCATTTAGTCTGGGAAAAGACCTTGGTATCTCTAGAAATGAGGCCCAGGATTATATCAACCGCTACTTTGCCCGGTATCCTAAGGTACAGGCGTATATGGAAAATGTCAAGCGACAGGCCAAAGAAGAGGGATATGTCACTACCATCTGGGGGCGACGACGGTATATCCCCGAAATGAATTCAAGAAATGGAATGCTTGTTCAGGCCGGTGAGCGCATGGCGCTCAATACACCAATCCAAGGGAGTGCCGCAGATATTATTAAGCTCGCGATGATTAAGGTATATAATCGCTTAAATGACGAAAATCTGGAAGCGGAACTAATTCTCCAAGTCCATGATGAATTAATCATTGATACTCCTAAAAACGAACAAGTACGGGTGGAGCATCTGATAAAAGAAGAGATGGAAAGTGCGGCCCAACTCAGTGTTCCGCTAACGGTTGATGTAAACAGTGGGACTTCCTGGTATGATGTTAAATAG
- a CDS encoding adenylate kinase: protein MRIILLGTPGGGKGTQAKLICDHLSIPHISTGDIFRTKIKEGSPEGKEISEYMQKGQLVPDRLTISLAEGRLKKDDCQKGFLLDGFPRDENQAKALDLILKKKEEHIDFVFLIDVPKEIIVDRILGRRVCPKCGESYHIKYNPPKIEGKCDVCGTALIHRADDQEAIILDRLKIYNQTTAPILDFYQEKGILHKIQGDGSIQDIFSQVSEILDANK, encoded by the coding sequence TTGAGAATTATTTTATTAGGAACACCTGGCGGAGGAAAAGGAACTCAGGCAAAATTAATTTGTGATCATTTGAGCATCCCTCATATTTCAACTGGCGATATTTTTCGAACCAAAATTAAGGAAGGATCACCTGAAGGTAAAGAAATCAGTGAATATATGCAGAAAGGTCAATTAGTTCCCGATCGTTTGACGATTTCATTAGCAGAAGGACGGTTGAAGAAAGACGATTGTCAGAAAGGTTTTTTACTGGATGGATTTCCTCGGGATGAAAACCAGGCAAAGGCACTGGATCTGATTTTAAAAAAGAAAGAAGAGCACATTGATTTTGTTTTTTTAATTGATGTCCCCAAAGAAATTATTGTCGATCGCATTTTAGGCCGACGAGTCTGTCCTAAATGTGGAGAAAGCTATCACATCAAATATAATCCACCTAAAATCGAAGGGAAATGCGATGTTTGCGGAACAGCATTGATCCATCGAGCGGATGATCAGGAAGCGATTATTTTAGACCGTTTGAAAATTTACAATCAGACAACCGCACCGATTCTGGATTTCTATCAGGAAAAAGGAATTCTGCATAAAATACAGGGTGATGGCAGCATTCAGGACATTTTCTCACAAGTCAGTGAGATTTTAGATGCCAATAAGTAA